One Rosa chinensis cultivar Old Blush chromosome 5, RchiOBHm-V2, whole genome shotgun sequence genomic region harbors:
- the LOC112164506 gene encoding ribosomal RNA large subunit methyltransferase I isoform X1 has protein sequence MQHFPARLIKSLSTSTSLPCTTTTLQELASAHPKGVARVVLKKGKTQLFKDGSPMVYSGAVDRIIGRPPPRTGDVVLVADGAEKPIGWGMYNSASMFCVRLMQLDEEAIRDCSCALNMEKLLETRINEAIELRKSLGLPSASTNAFRLVNSEGDRLSGLIIDIIGDVAVIASSAAWVEKYKAEIEACVGRINEINHFNWRPSVEILKEEGLDVSNLKEMDPSICPQRTKVMENGIFYAISLEGQKTGFYADQRENRKFISTISDNQKVLDICCYSGGFALNAARGGAVNVTGVDSSLGAIELAKENIALNNMDPGIISFVKEDASEFMKGALSRNESFDIVILDPPKLAPRKKVLQNASGMYRNLNSLAMQLTRKGGLLMTCSCSGAMTQSGTFLRILQSAASAAGRKITVLRDAGAACDHTIDPSYPEGKYLSNILLRVL, from the exons ATGCAGCATTTTCCAGCCCGCCTGATAAAGTCTCTTTCTACTTCTACTTCCTTACCATGCACCACCACTACCCTTCAAGAACTTGCTTCTGCTCACCCCAAAG GTGTTGCGAGGGTTGTACTCAAGAAGGGGAAGACACAACTATTCAAGGATGGAAGTCCAATGGTTTATAGTGGAGCAGTTGATAGAATAATTGGGAGACCACCACCAAGAACTGGAGATGTTGTGCTAGTAGCTGATGGAGCAGAAAAGCCAATAGGGTGGGGCATGTATAATTCAGCCTCCATGTTCTGTGTCCGGCTTATGCAACTGGATGAGGAAGCAATAAG GGATTGTTCATGTGCATTGAATATGGAGAAACTGCTTGAGACAAGAATTAATGAAGCTATAGAGCTACGTAAGAGTTTGGGGCTTCCATCAGCTAGTACAAATGCATTTCGTCTTGTCAATAGTGAAGGAGACAG ATTATCAGGCCTAATAATTGACATTATTGGAGATGTAGCAGTAATAGCATCATCTGCCGCTTGGGTTGAGAAGTACAAAGCAGAAATAGAGGCTTGTGTTGGTAGAATCAATGAAATTAATCACTTCAACTGGAGACCGTCTGTGGAAATTTTAAAAGAAGAAGGATTGGATGTGTCAAATTTGAAGGAAATGGATCCATCTATTTGCCCTCAGAGAACAAAG GTTATGGAAAACGGGATTTTTTATGCCATTTCACTTGAAGGGCAGAAGACAGGGTTCTATGCTGATCAGCGTGAAAACCGCAAATTCATATCAACAATTTCAGACAATCAGAAAGTTCTTGATATCTGCTGCTATAGTGGTGGTTTTGCGCTAAATGCTGCACGAGGTGGTGCTGTGAATGTCACag GTGTTGACTCATCCTTGGGTGCAATCGAACTAGCTAAAGAAAATATTGCTCTTAACAACATGGATCCAGGAATAATATCATTTGTGAAAGAAGATGCAAGTGAGTTTATGAAGGGTGCtctttctaggaatgaatcatTTGATATTGTCATCTTAGATCCTCCTAAACTAGCACCACGAAAGAAG GTTTTacaaaatgcatcaggcatgtatagaaatttaaaTTCATTAGCAATGCAATTGACAAGGAAAGGTGGCCTTCTCATGACTTGTTCGTGTTCAGGAGCGATGACCCAAAGTGGGACGTTCTTGCGCATTCTTCAG agtGCAGCATCAGCAGCAGGTAGAAAAATAACCGTTCTCAGGGATGCTGGAGCAGCATGTGATCATACCATTGACCCATCCTACCCAGAAGGCAAATACCTTTCCAACATTCTCCTGAGGGTGCTTTAA
- the LOC112164506 gene encoding ribosomal RNA large subunit methyltransferase I isoform X2 — protein MIVQGVARVVLKKGKTQLFKDGSPMVYSGAVDRIIGRPPPRTGDVVLVADGAEKPIGWGMYNSASMFCVRLMQLDEEAIRDCSCALNMEKLLETRINEAIELRKSLGLPSASTNAFRLVNSEGDRLSGLIIDIIGDVAVIASSAAWVEKYKAEIEACVGRINEINHFNWRPSVEILKEEGLDVSNLKEMDPSICPQRTKVMENGIFYAISLEGQKTGFYADQRENRKFISTISDNQKVLDICCYSGGFALNAARGGAVNVTGVDSSLGAIELAKENIALNNMDPGIISFVKEDASEFMKGALSRNESFDIVILDPPKLAPRKKVLQNASGMYRNLNSLAMQLTRKGGLLMTCSCSGAMTQSGTFLRILQSAASAAGRKITVLRDAGAACDHTIDPSYPEGKYLSNILLRVL, from the exons ATGATTGTGCAAG GTGTTGCGAGGGTTGTACTCAAGAAGGGGAAGACACAACTATTCAAGGATGGAAGTCCAATGGTTTATAGTGGAGCAGTTGATAGAATAATTGGGAGACCACCACCAAGAACTGGAGATGTTGTGCTAGTAGCTGATGGAGCAGAAAAGCCAATAGGGTGGGGCATGTATAATTCAGCCTCCATGTTCTGTGTCCGGCTTATGCAACTGGATGAGGAAGCAATAAG GGATTGTTCATGTGCATTGAATATGGAGAAACTGCTTGAGACAAGAATTAATGAAGCTATAGAGCTACGTAAGAGTTTGGGGCTTCCATCAGCTAGTACAAATGCATTTCGTCTTGTCAATAGTGAAGGAGACAG ATTATCAGGCCTAATAATTGACATTATTGGAGATGTAGCAGTAATAGCATCATCTGCCGCTTGGGTTGAGAAGTACAAAGCAGAAATAGAGGCTTGTGTTGGTAGAATCAATGAAATTAATCACTTCAACTGGAGACCGTCTGTGGAAATTTTAAAAGAAGAAGGATTGGATGTGTCAAATTTGAAGGAAATGGATCCATCTATTTGCCCTCAGAGAACAAAG GTTATGGAAAACGGGATTTTTTATGCCATTTCACTTGAAGGGCAGAAGACAGGGTTCTATGCTGATCAGCGTGAAAACCGCAAATTCATATCAACAATTTCAGACAATCAGAAAGTTCTTGATATCTGCTGCTATAGTGGTGGTTTTGCGCTAAATGCTGCACGAGGTGGTGCTGTGAATGTCACag GTGTTGACTCATCCTTGGGTGCAATCGAACTAGCTAAAGAAAATATTGCTCTTAACAACATGGATCCAGGAATAATATCATTTGTGAAAGAAGATGCAAGTGAGTTTATGAAGGGTGCtctttctaggaatgaatcatTTGATATTGTCATCTTAGATCCTCCTAAACTAGCACCACGAAAGAAG GTTTTacaaaatgcatcaggcatgtatagaaatttaaaTTCATTAGCAATGCAATTGACAAGGAAAGGTGGCCTTCTCATGACTTGTTCGTGTTCAGGAGCGATGACCCAAAGTGGGACGTTCTTGCGCATTCTTCAG agtGCAGCATCAGCAGCAGGTAGAAAAATAACCGTTCTCAGGGATGCTGGAGCAGCATGTGATCATACCATTGACCCATCCTACCCAGAAGGCAAATACCTTTCCAACATTCTCCTGAGGGTGCTTTAA
- the LOC112164506 gene encoding ribosomal RNA large subunit methyltransferase I isoform X3, with amino-acid sequence MVYSGAVDRIIGRPPPRTGDVVLVADGAEKPIGWGMYNSASMFCVRLMQLDEEAIRDCSCALNMEKLLETRINEAIELRKSLGLPSASTNAFRLVNSEGDRLSGLIIDIIGDVAVIASSAAWVEKYKAEIEACVGRINEINHFNWRPSVEILKEEGLDVSNLKEMDPSICPQRTKVMENGIFYAISLEGQKTGFYADQRENRKFISTISDNQKVLDICCYSGGFALNAARGGAVNVTGVDSSLGAIELAKENIALNNMDPGIISFVKEDASEFMKGALSRNESFDIVILDPPKLAPRKKVLQNASGMYRNLNSLAMQLTRKGGLLMTCSCSGAMTQSGTFLRILQSAASAAGRKITVLRDAGAACDHTIDPSYPEGKYLSNILLRVL; translated from the exons ATGGTTTATAGTGGAGCAGTTGATAGAATAATTGGGAGACCACCACCAAGAACTGGAGATGTTGTGCTAGTAGCTGATGGAGCAGAAAAGCCAATAGGGTGGGGCATGTATAATTCAGCCTCCATGTTCTGTGTCCGGCTTATGCAACTGGATGAGGAAGCAATAAG GGATTGTTCATGTGCATTGAATATGGAGAAACTGCTTGAGACAAGAATTAATGAAGCTATAGAGCTACGTAAGAGTTTGGGGCTTCCATCAGCTAGTACAAATGCATTTCGTCTTGTCAATAGTGAAGGAGACAG ATTATCAGGCCTAATAATTGACATTATTGGAGATGTAGCAGTAATAGCATCATCTGCCGCTTGGGTTGAGAAGTACAAAGCAGAAATAGAGGCTTGTGTTGGTAGAATCAATGAAATTAATCACTTCAACTGGAGACCGTCTGTGGAAATTTTAAAAGAAGAAGGATTGGATGTGTCAAATTTGAAGGAAATGGATCCATCTATTTGCCCTCAGAGAACAAAG GTTATGGAAAACGGGATTTTTTATGCCATTTCACTTGAAGGGCAGAAGACAGGGTTCTATGCTGATCAGCGTGAAAACCGCAAATTCATATCAACAATTTCAGACAATCAGAAAGTTCTTGATATCTGCTGCTATAGTGGTGGTTTTGCGCTAAATGCTGCACGAGGTGGTGCTGTGAATGTCACag GTGTTGACTCATCCTTGGGTGCAATCGAACTAGCTAAAGAAAATATTGCTCTTAACAACATGGATCCAGGAATAATATCATTTGTGAAAGAAGATGCAAGTGAGTTTATGAAGGGTGCtctttctaggaatgaatcatTTGATATTGTCATCTTAGATCCTCCTAAACTAGCACCACGAAAGAAG GTTTTacaaaatgcatcaggcatgtatagaaatttaaaTTCATTAGCAATGCAATTGACAAGGAAAGGTGGCCTTCTCATGACTTGTTCGTGTTCAGGAGCGATGACCCAAAGTGGGACGTTCTTGCGCATTCTTCAG agtGCAGCATCAGCAGCAGGTAGAAAAATAACCGTTCTCAGGGATGCTGGAGCAGCATGTGATCATACCATTGACCCATCCTACCCAGAAGGCAAATACCTTTCCAACATTCTCCTGAGGGTGCTTTAA
- the LOC112164506 gene encoding ribosomal RNA large subunit methyltransferase I isoform X4 — MQHFPARLIKSLSTSTSLPCTTTTLQELASAHPKGVARVVLKKGKTQLFKDGSPMVYSGAVDRIIGRPPPRTGDVVLVADGAEKPIGWGMYNSASMFCVRLMQLDEEAIRDCSCALNMEKLLETRINEAIELRKSLGLPSASTNAFRLVNSEGDRLSGLIIDIIGDVAVIASSAAWVEKYKAEIEACVGRINEINHFNWRPSVEILKEEGLDVSNLKEMDPSICPQRTKVMENGIFYAISLEGQKTGFYADQRENRKFISTISDNQKVLDICCYSGGFALNAARGGAVNVTGVDSSLGAIELAKENIALNNMDPGIISFVKEDASEFMKGALSRNESFDIVILDPPKLAPRKKER, encoded by the exons ATGCAGCATTTTCCAGCCCGCCTGATAAAGTCTCTTTCTACTTCTACTTCCTTACCATGCACCACCACTACCCTTCAAGAACTTGCTTCTGCTCACCCCAAAG GTGTTGCGAGGGTTGTACTCAAGAAGGGGAAGACACAACTATTCAAGGATGGAAGTCCAATGGTTTATAGTGGAGCAGTTGATAGAATAATTGGGAGACCACCACCAAGAACTGGAGATGTTGTGCTAGTAGCTGATGGAGCAGAAAAGCCAATAGGGTGGGGCATGTATAATTCAGCCTCCATGTTCTGTGTCCGGCTTATGCAACTGGATGAGGAAGCAATAAG GGATTGTTCATGTGCATTGAATATGGAGAAACTGCTTGAGACAAGAATTAATGAAGCTATAGAGCTACGTAAGAGTTTGGGGCTTCCATCAGCTAGTACAAATGCATTTCGTCTTGTCAATAGTGAAGGAGACAG ATTATCAGGCCTAATAATTGACATTATTGGAGATGTAGCAGTAATAGCATCATCTGCCGCTTGGGTTGAGAAGTACAAAGCAGAAATAGAGGCTTGTGTTGGTAGAATCAATGAAATTAATCACTTCAACTGGAGACCGTCTGTGGAAATTTTAAAAGAAGAAGGATTGGATGTGTCAAATTTGAAGGAAATGGATCCATCTATTTGCCCTCAGAGAACAAAG GTTATGGAAAACGGGATTTTTTATGCCATTTCACTTGAAGGGCAGAAGACAGGGTTCTATGCTGATCAGCGTGAAAACCGCAAATTCATATCAACAATTTCAGACAATCAGAAAGTTCTTGATATCTGCTGCTATAGTGGTGGTTTTGCGCTAAATGCTGCACGAGGTGGTGCTGTGAATGTCACag GTGTTGACTCATCCTTGGGTGCAATCGAACTAGCTAAAGAAAATATTGCTCTTAACAACATGGATCCAGGAATAATATCATTTGTGAAAGAAGATGCAAGTGAGTTTATGAAGGGTGCtctttctaggaatgaatcatTTGATATTGTCATCTTAGATCCTCCTAAACTAGCACCACGAAAGAAG GAGCGATGA
- the LOC112166204 gene encoding 50S ribosomal protein L20 produces MHKDKIFKLAKGFRGRAKNCIRIARERVEKALQYSYRDRRTKKRDMRALWIQRINAGTRIHGVNYGNFMHGLMKENIQLNRKVLSELSMHEPHTFKALVDVSHSAFPGNKAVLPPKKEGLQILV; encoded by the exons ATGCATAAGGATAAGATTTTCAAGCTCGCCAAGGGCTTCAGGGGAAGGGCCAAGAACTGCATAAGGATAGCCAGAGAGAGGGTGGAGAAGGCCTTGCAGTATTCCTACAGAGATCGCCGCACCAAGAAGAGGGACATGCGCGCCCTGTGGATCCAACGTATCAATGCTGGCACCCGCATTCATGGT GTTAATTATGGGAATTTCATGCATGGATTGATGAAGGAGAATATTCAGCTAAACAGGAAAGTTTTATCAGAGCTTTCTATGCACGAACCACACACTTTCAAGGCCCTTGTAGATGTCTCTCACAGCGCATTCCCTGGGAACAAGGCCGTACTTCCTCCCAAAAAGGAAGgcctccaaattcttgtgtaa
- the LOC112203306 gene encoding uncharacterized protein LOC112203306, with protein sequence MIKINFDGSVKARAAASGFIFRDHLGNPLLASASSSGHASVPITEATALRDSLAAAKDKGFQFLEVEGDSKLVIDAVNGVSHPPWRLRKIIQDIRSLATSFSTITFKHVFREANFVADAVTTLGHLYSDRVWWANRFPHAVTRAILFDSVNGGGQRGLCI encoded by the coding sequence ATGATCAAGATAAACTTTGACGGTTCTGTTAAAGCGAGAGCTGCTGCGTCAGGCTTCATTTTCAGAGATCATCTAGGGAATCCTCTTCTGGCCAGTGCTTCGAGCTCAGGGCATGCTTCTGTGCCAATCACGGAAGCAACGGCTCTACGGGACAGCCTTGCTGCTGCCAAGGATAAGGGGTTCCAGTTCCTTGAGGTGGAAGGAGACTCAAAACTCGTTATTGATGCTGTTAATGGAGTCTCTCATCCACCTTGGCGACTGAGAAAAATTATCCAGGACATCCGATCGCTTGCTACCTCTTTCTCCACTATTACCTTCAAACATGTGTTTCGAGAGGCAAACTTTGTTGCTGATGCTGTTACTACTCTTGGTCATCTTTATTCTGATCGTGTTTGGTGGGCGAATCGCTTCCCACATGCGGTCACTAGGGCTATTTTATTTGATTCTGTAAACGGTGGAGGCCAACGTGGCCTTTGTATCTGA